Sequence from the Clostridium saccharobutylicum DSM 13864 genome:
TTAGAAAGATGATTTATACTACCAATACACTTGAAGGTTTTAATAGGCAACTAAGAAAATTCACTAAGATTAGAACTGTATTTCCAACTGATGATTCATTACGAAAGTCATTGTATTTAGCAACAGATCAAGTTATGAAAAAATGGACTTCACCACTTCCAAACTGGGGTGTTACACTTTTAAAATTTGAAATAATGTTTAAAGAAAGAATCAACGAAGCGTTAGCTGTATAGTTTGTCCATTTTATGAAATTATGCATATATTATCTTTTTTGGCACAAACTAAAAATATAATAATATCCAGTTTTAGTATTTCAAAAGAAAGATAAAAATATAACTGGAAATAAAATTTCCAGTTATATAACATATCAAATATTCAATTTACACAAGTTATTCTACATTCTCCTCATTTTTTGTTTATATTACATAACTTTAACACTTAACAATATCATTAAATTTTAAAGTCATTTAATAACCCTTGAAGTTTTTGTGCAAGGATAGCTTGATTTTCAGCTGTCGCTGCTACTTGTTCCATACTAGTTGTTGCTTCTTTTATTCCATCTAATATTTCAGTAGAATTCCTTGTTGATCTTTCAGAATTATCTGACATAGTTTGAACCATTGAATTAATTTCCTCAAAAGATGCATTTAATTGTTGTGACATGGCTGCAATATCTTCTGAGATGCTACTTATTTGTTCTGCATTATCATAATAATATTGTCCTGATGATATAAATTCATGAAATTGTCCTTTAACCTCCTTATTTATGAAACCAAGAACTTCACTGCTATTATCTGAAAGTTTTCTAAATGCATTTTGTATTTTTCCAACAGTTCCTTGAATTGAAGTTGCTGAATTGGAAGATTCCTCTGCAAGCTTTCTAACTTCTTCAGATACTACTGCAAATCCTCTGCCTTGTTCTCCTGCTCTTGCTGCTTCTATAGCTGCATTTAAGGCAAGTAAATTTGTTTGCTCTGCAATCTCCGATATAGCCTCAACCATTTTAGAAACTTCCTTTACAACACCACCTGCTTTAATTGCCTCTAATATTTTATCTTGTTTTTCATCATACATCTTTTCTGTATTACCTAAAGCTTGATTAGTCTTATTTTTTAGTTCTAATGATTTTTCTTTAAAACTTATAGAAATTCCACTTCCATCTGTAGATTTCGTAGATAGTTCATTTACACTTAAATTTATTTCTTTCATACATTGATTAATTTGATGAGCTGATTCACTTGATTCTCCCATATTCTCAACAATTTGTTCAGTTGATTTATTCATGTTTAGCACTCTATTTGTGACTTCTTGAGTCAGTGCTGATAATTCCTCTGTAGAAGCTGTTAAATCCGTTGCTTGTCCATTTATATTTTTAATTAACTCTTTTACATTTTTTTGAGCCTTATTTAAAGCTATAGCTGTTTTACCAAACTCTGTTTTATCATTTACGACTATATCTTCTGAAAAATCATATTTAGCCAGCCTTTGTGCTAAACCTTCTATTTTAGTTAAAGGCTTTGTAAGATTTGCTGATACTTTAATAGCTATTAATATTGCTATTGCTAGTAATACAACTATTATTACTACTAGTAATACAATGATCTTAGTCGTTGTATTATTTAATTCAGTAGTCTTTTCAGCTATTTGTTTATCAATATCATCAACATAATTTCCAGTGCTTATAATCCATCCATATGGTTTAAACTCTTGTGAATAAGCTCTCTTAGGTGATACACCTGATTCATTTGGTTTTATATAATAATAATCTGTGAATCCTCCCCCATCTTTAGTTGCAACATTGATAATATTTTGAATTAATTTATTTCCATTCTTATCGGTTTCATTAATTCTATTACTTCCTTCTTGTTCTTTTAATATTGGATGAGCTATTAAAGTACCATTCACATCATCTATCCAAAAATACCCGTCATTATTATATCTCAAATTCTTAATAAGATATTTTGCTTGATCTTTAGCCTGCACCTCTGTTAATTCCCCATTAACTTGCTTATTGTATATACCATTCAACAGTGTGATTACGTTTTCAATTTGACCTTTAATGTTATTGTCATAATTTGATCTAAGAACCTCTTCATATTGAGCAATCGATTTAGAATTGCTTCTTTTTAAATCTGAAATGGAAGTCACCCCAATAATTACTGCTACTAATGTTGCTATCAATACATTCATTAATATAATCTTACTTTTTAAGCTTTTCATAAAAATCACCCTAACTTTTTTTATTATCGCTATTATTAAAATTAACTACTATGATATTTTTTATCTTTTTGAATAAATTCTCAGATATTTTAATATGCCTTCTGTCTCTTTAATCCACCCCTTTAAATTTTATTTAAATAAAATTATTCTTATCATTTCTATTTAAATTTTTTATCATATGTAATCCTCTCTTTTTTTGAAAACATTTTCACAAAATACCTCAACATTTATTTAGAATCAATTATTAGATGAATTTTAAATAATAAAATTTCATTATTATTATTTATCTAAATATCTCTTGAAACTATGTATAATTTTTATTTTATAGTATTATATTCCCACTTTTTTCTACAATCGTCAATACAAAAAGCTCTAAACATCATATATCTGACATTAAAAATATTTAAATATCTTCTTATACCAAAAATAATAGACCAACATAATGTTAGTCTATTATTTTCGTTCACTTATTTAATTTATAATAAAAAATCTACTTACAATATGTTTTTACTCTTCGATGCTTATTACATCATATCCTTCTTCTTCAATAGCTTCTTTTAGTTCTTCATTATCAACTGCACCTTCAACTACAGCATAATTTCCTGCAAGATTTACAGTTACTGAAGTTACTCCTGATAATCCTTCTAAAGCTTCTTTTACATGTCCTACACAATGTTCACATTTCATACCTTCTATTAATATTTTTTTTGCCATTTTTCTTTCCTCCAATTTTTATTATTTTAAATTAGAACTACATAATATAGACAAACTAATTTAGAAGTTCTATTAATTCCTAATGCACAATCAAAAAAATAATAAGTCCATGTGCCTAACTTTTTTATTTTAAATGTGTAATTTTCTCTATTTTTCTAAGCTTTAAACTTCCTAAGTCTCAATGCATTTGTTAATACTGAAACTGAGCTTAAACTCATCGCTGCAGCAGCTATCATTGGATTCAATAGTGGTCCTCCAAAAATATGAAGCACTCCCATAGCTACTGGAATCCCAAGTACATTATATCCAAATGCCCAAAATAAATTCTCTTTTATATTTTTAATTGTAGCTTTACTTAATTTGATTGCAGTTGTAACATCTTTAAGATCACTTCTCATAAGCACTATATCTGCAGATTCTATTGCAACATCAGTGCCTGATCCTATTGCTATTCCTACATCCGCTTGTGCGAGTGCTGGTGCATCATTTATACCATCTCCAACCATAGCTACCTTTTGATTTTCTCCTTGAAGTTTTTTAACTTCGTTAGCTTTATCTTCTGGTAAAACTTCTGCTAAAACTATGTCAATTCCAACTTGCTTAGCTATAGCATCTGCTGTTTTCTTATTGTCTCCAGTAATCATAGCAACTTTAATACCCATGTTATGAAGATCTTCTATAGCACTCTTACTGCTTATTTTAACAGTATCTGCAACAGCTATTATTCCTCTTAGGACTCCATCAATTGCTATATACATTGGTGTCTTTCCTTCGCTTGCCAACTCTTCTGCAGAATTTAATAAATTCTCAACTCCGTTTGAAGATTGACTTATGTCGATATTTTTCTCACTTATTAATTTCTTGTTTCCAAGCAAAATATGTTTAGATTCTATTTTCACTTCAATTCCTTGTCCTGGAATTGCTTTAAATTCTTCTATTTCTTTAAGTTCTATGTTTTTTTCTTCTGCACCTTTAACTATTGCTTCTCCTAATGGATGCTCTGAACCTTTTTCACTACTAGCTGCTAAAACTAAAATTTCTTCTTCTGAAATATCATTAGTTATTATATCTGTAATCGCAGGTTTGCCTTCTGTTATAGTGCCTGTTTTATCAAATACAATAGTTTTAATTTGATGTGTTGTTTCTAAAGCTTCTCCACCTTTAATTAAAACTCCATTCTCCGCTCCCTTACCAGTTCCAACCATTATAGCTGTTGGAGTTGCAAGACCTAGTGCACATGGGCAAGCTATTACAAGAACTGCAATAAATATTGTTAATGAAAAAGTTGTTGTTTCTCCAGCAATTAGCCAACCAAATGAAGCTACTATTGCTAACATAATTACTGTTGGTACAAAATAAGCTGATATAATATCGGCAAGATTTGCTATTGGTGCCTTTGATCCTTGTGCATCCTCAACTAACTTAACTATTTGAGCAAGTGCAGTATCCTTACCAACTTTTGTAGCTCTGTATTTAATAAAACCAGTTTTATTAATACTAGCTCCAATTACATTACTTCCTACAATCTTTTCAACAGGAATACTTTCTCCTGTAAGCATTGATTCATCAATAGCTGTACTTCCTTCAATAACCTCTCCATCAACAGGTAATTTTTCTCCCGGCTTAACTAATATTATATCTCCAACTATTACTTCTTCTACTGGAACTATAACCTCATTATTATTTCTAATAACAGTTGCTGTTTTAGGAGCTAATTCCATTAATGCCTTAATGGCTTGTGATGTTTTCCCCTTTGAAACTGCTTCTAAGTACTTACCTAAAGTTATTAATGTTAAAATTACTGCTACTGATTCAAAATACAAGTGCATTGCATAATTCATTGCTTGCTCTTGATCTCCAGTAATTATTTTGTATATAGCAAATAATCCATATATAAATGCTGATAAAGTACTTACTGCAATTAAAGAATCCATATTAGGACTTAATTGAAATAAATTTTTTATTCCAACTTTATAAAATTTATATCCCATTATCATTACAGGTAATGTTAATATTACTTGAATTAATGCAAAGTTAAGTGGATTTTCCATAGAATCAATAATTCTTGGAAGTGGCATTCCTAACATATGCCCCATTGTTATTATTAAAAGTGGGACTGCAAAGCATAGAGAAACTATAAATCTAATTAATAATGCTTTACTTTCCTCAAGCTTTTTCCCTTCATCTTGTTTTTCTTCTTCCTTAATTAA
This genomic interval carries:
- a CDS encoding methyl-accepting chemotaxis protein, translated to MKSLKSKIILMNVLIATLVAVIIGVTSISDLKRSNSKSIAQYEEVLRSNYDNNIKGQIENVITLLNGIYNKQVNGELTEVQAKDQAKYLIKNLRYNNDGYFWIDDVNGTLIAHPILKEQEGSNRINETDKNGNKLIQNIINVATKDGGGFTDYYYIKPNESGVSPKRAYSQEFKPYGWIISTGNYVDDIDKQIAEKTTELNNTTTKIIVLLVVIIVVLLAIAILIAIKVSANLTKPLTKIEGLAQRLAKYDFSEDIVVNDKTEFGKTAIALNKAQKNVKELIKNINGQATDLTASTEELSALTQEVTNRVLNMNKSTEQIVENMGESSESAHQINQCMKEINLSVNELSTKSTDGSGISISFKEKSLELKNKTNQALGNTEKMYDEKQDKILEAIKAGGVVKEVSKMVEAISEIAEQTNLLALNAAIEAARAGEQGRGFAVVSEEVRKLAEESSNSATSIQGTVGKIQNAFRKLSDNSSEVLGFINKEVKGQFHEFISSGQYYYDNAEQISSISEDIAAMSQQLNASFEEINSMVQTMSDNSERSTRNSTEILDGIKEATTSMEQVAATAENQAILAQKLQGLLNDFKI
- a CDS encoding heavy-metal-associated domain-containing protein, whose protein sequence is MAKKILIEGMKCEHCVGHVKEALEGLSGVTSVTVNLAGNYAVVEGAVDNEELKEAIEEEGYDVISIEE
- a CDS encoding heavy metal translocating P-type ATPase, encoding MNKKAFKIEGMTCSACSNRVERFIKKLDGVESANVNFATETLNVEFDENKLNNEVIEATVVKAGYGVKKNLKSYTFKVEGMTCSACANRVERVTKKLDGVQSAAVNFATEKLTVNIDEDEIGYGQIKAAVDKAGYKLIKEEEKQDEGKKLEESKALLIRFIVSLCFAVPLLIITMGHMLGMPLPRIIDSMENPLNFALIQVILTLPVMIMGYKFYKVGIKNLFQLSPNMDSLIAVSTLSAFIYGLFAIYKIITGDQEQAMNYAMHLYFESVAVILTLITLGKYLEAVSKGKTSQAIKALMELAPKTATVIRNNNEVIVPVEEVIVGDIILVKPGEKLPVDGEVIEGSTAIDESMLTGESIPVEKIVGSNVIGASINKTGFIKYRATKVGKDTALAQIVKLVEDAQGSKAPIANLADIISAYFVPTVIMLAIVASFGWLIAGETTTFSLTIFIAVLVIACPCALGLATPTAIMVGTGKGAENGVLIKGGEALETTHQIKTIVFDKTGTITEGKPAITDIITNDISEEEILVLAASSEKGSEHPLGEAIVKGAEEKNIELKEIEEFKAIPGQGIEVKIESKHILLGNKKLISEKNIDISQSSNGVENLLNSAEELASEGKTPMYIAIDGVLRGIIAVADTVKISSKSAIEDLHNMGIKVAMITGDNKKTADAIAKQVGIDIVLAEVLPEDKANEVKKLQGENQKVAMVGDGINDAPALAQADVGIAIGSGTDVAIESADIVLMRSDLKDVTTAIKLSKATIKNIKENLFWAFGYNVLGIPVAMGVLHIFGGPLLNPMIAAAAMSLSSVSVLTNALRLRKFKA